A part of Desulfomicrobium baculatum DSM 4028 genomic DNA contains:
- a CDS encoding (deoxy)nucleoside triphosphate pyrophosphohydrolase → MTVGSIDVVAGIIVRDDRFLAARRSLSMSESGFWEFPGGKVEAEETLGQALARELEEELSIAIDAFSLWKVKEKKVKGRAIRLFFHLVTEFSGAPTPREGQELAWITCEEARGYSFLPADEEILSELSACLQTR, encoded by the coding sequence ATGACGGTCGGCAGCATTGACGTGGTGGCCGGGATCATCGTGCGCGACGACAGGTTTCTGGCCGCCCGGCGATCTCTATCCATGTCCGAGTCCGGATTCTGGGAATTTCCGGGCGGCAAGGTCGAGGCTGAAGAGACGCTTGGGCAGGCTCTTGCCCGGGAACTGGAAGAGGAATTATCCATTGCAATAGATGCTTTTTCCCTCTGGAAAGTAAAGGAAAAAAAGGTTAAAGGACGTGCAATTCGGCTTTTCTTTCATCTTGTGACTGAATTTTCCGGCGCACCAACGCCGCGTGAAGGCCAGGAATTGGCATGGATCACATGTGAAGAAGCCCGGGGGTATTCTTTTTTGCCGGCTGACGAGGAAATTCTGTCCGAACTTTCCGCATGCCTGCAAACGCGTTGA
- the abc-f gene encoding ribosomal protection-like ABC-F family protein, producing the protein MSKITVQAVSKAYSGVDLFMGLSMEVHSGTRLALVGPNGCGKSTLLKIMAGETSPDSGKVTVPKGSQIGFVQQELGAADLAKPLQDFVLEVLPSWGEFWTQWRAALDQNDEAALIRLHDRQEELEHQYGYNPEHRAHAILSGLGFAPAVFSRPVGELSGGWRERAKLARVLVAGADILFLDEPTNHLDLEAVEWLESYVLGFEGVLVFVAHDRYFLDRVANKVLFLGGEKPFLRDGNFSQFLEWNAERSDQLRRQAEKLRTEISKKQAFVDRFRAKATKARQAQSRLGQIGKLQSELQTLTPETRARTLSFSWPEPERGNQTVLSAVELSFSFPDAALFSDLSFNLYRGQKIGLVGPNGRGKSTLIKLINGQLKPSQGHINMGSSIVTGYFSQHQTDIVRPASTVMSEIKRLASPSCTDLQLKSALGLFMLGERYWEKKVEDLSGGEKNRLVLSTLFLSRANFLILDEPTNHLDMESREALMDALSAYQGTMLVVAHDRYLLSEVVSEIWELHADGIEMHQCGFDEYHARKKAREAQELEKPDMTRAVRNEQKLKKREQAEMRNRIYQQLKPLRKKYEKLEAELEANLVEQETLETQLADPVTYEDVSLSRELGQRFAALQNRAEDLMSDLAYLEKELQELEIQRDA; encoded by the coding sequence ATGTCCAAGATTACTGTTCAAGCTGTTTCCAAGGCGTATTCCGGAGTGGATCTCTTCATGGGCCTGTCCATGGAGGTCCATTCCGGGACCAGGCTTGCGCTGGTTGGCCCCAACGGGTGCGGCAAGTCCACGCTGCTGAAGATCATGGCCGGGGAGACTTCGCCCGACTCCGGCAAGGTGACCGTGCCCAAGGGCTCGCAGATAGGGTTCGTGCAGCAGGAACTGGGGGCGGCCGATCTCGCCAAACCCCTGCAGGATTTCGTGCTCGAGGTGCTGCCCTCGTGGGGGGAATTCTGGACCCAGTGGCGTGCCGCCCTGGATCAGAACGACGAAGCCGCCCTGATCCGGTTGCATGACCGGCAGGAGGAGCTGGAGCATCAATACGGGTATAATCCCGAGCACAGGGCCCACGCCATCCTGTCCGGACTGGGCTTTGCCCCTGCGGTCTTTTCCCGCCCCGTGGGCGAACTGAGCGGTGGTTGGCGCGAACGGGCCAAGCTGGCCCGGGTGCTGGTGGCCGGGGCCGACATCCTCTTTCTGGACGAACCGACCAACCATCTCGATCTTGAGGCGGTGGAGTGGCTTGAGTCCTACGTGCTGGGCTTCGAGGGCGTCCTCGTCTTTGTGGCTCACGATCGCTATTTTCTGGACCGGGTCGCAAACAAGGTGCTGTTTCTTGGCGGGGAAAAGCCTTTTTTGCGCGACGGCAATTTTTCCCAATTTCTGGAATGGAACGCCGAGCGGAGCGATCAGCTCCGGCGGCAAGCCGAAAAATTGCGCACGGAGATCAGCAAGAAGCAGGCCTTCGTGGACCGCTTTCGGGCCAAGGCCACCAAAGCCAGGCAGGCCCAGAGCAGGCTCGGCCAGATTGGCAAGCTCCAGAGCGAACTTCAGACTCTGACCCCCGAGACCCGCGCCCGCACCCTGTCTTTCAGCTGGCCCGAGCCCGAGCGGGGCAATCAGACCGTGCTGTCCGCAGTGGAGCTGTCCTTTTCCTTTCCGGACGCGGCCCTTTTTTCCGATCTGTCCTTCAACCTCTATCGCGGTCAGAAAATTGGGCTGGTCGGTCCCAATGGCCGGGGTAAATCGACCTTGATCAAGCTCATCAACGGTCAATTAAAGCCCAGCCAGGGCCACATCAACATGGGCTCAAGCATCGTCACCGGGTACTTCAGCCAGCACCAGACCGACATCGTGCGACCGGCCTCCACGGTCATGTCCGAGATCAAGCGCCTGGCCTCGCCGTCATGCACGGACCTGCAGCTCAAATCCGCCCTCGGCCTGTTCATGCTCGGCGAACGCTACTGGGAAAAGAAGGTCGAGGACCTGAGCGGCGGCGAAAAGAATCGTCTGGTGCTGAGCACCCTTTTCCTCAGCCGCGCCAATTTCCTCATTCTTGACGAACCGACCAACCACCTGGACATGGAGAGCCGCGAGGCCCTCATGGATGCCCTCTCGGCCTACCAGGGCACCATGCTGGTGGTCGCCCACGACCGCTATCTCCTGAGCGAGGTGGTGAGCGAAATCTGGGAACTGCATGCCGACGGCATCGAGATGCATCAGTGCGGCTTTGATGAGTATCATGCCCGCAAGAAGGCTCGCGAGGCGCAGGAACTGGAAAAACCGGACATGACTCGCGCGGTGCGCAACGAGCAGAAGCTCAAGAAGCGCGAGCAGGCGGAGATGCGCAACAGGATCTACCAGCAGCTCAAACCCCTGCGCAAAAAATACGAGAAGCTCGAAGCGGAACTGGAAGCCAATCTGGTCGAGCAGGAAACGCTGGAGACGCAGCTGGCTGACCCGGTCACCTACGAGGACGTGTCCCTGTCCCGCGAACTGGGGCAGCGCTTCGCGGCCTTGCAGAACAGGGCCGAAGATTTGATGTCGGATCTGGCTTATCTGGAAAAGGAACTGCAGGAGCTTGAAATTCAGAGGGATGCATGA
- a CDS encoding glycosyltransferase family 2 protein, with product MISVALPCYNSKEGLEACLESLLAQTWEDFEVVAVNDGSLDDTLALLRRYAARDSRIRVFDRPHGGVVQAMNFAVEHCRGEYVARMDSDDVCLPERLALQKAHLDRHPHLGLVGGLVRFGGDPETGRGYKAYVDWTNTLVTEEEISVSRFVESPYANPSIMFRKELVSRCGPFYDGPFPEDYEFLLRLMAAGVRMDKIPREVLIWNDPPSRLTRTDPRYDPDAFYRTKAGYLARWLASRGIGRVSIIGGGRITRRRALMLEEHGIVIDCWLEVDPDKIGQRAGGRPVCSWHDVGAPQGEFLVSYVGSRGAGARIASELEERGWIAGIHFLLAA from the coding sequence ATGATTTCCGTTGCCTTGCCGTGCTACAATTCCAAGGAAGGTCTTGAGGCCTGCCTGGAGAGTCTGCTGGCCCAGACCTGGGAGGATTTCGAGGTTGTGGCCGTCAACGATGGATCCCTGGACGACACCCTGGCCCTGCTCCGGAGATACGCGGCCCGGGATTCCAGAATCCGTGTCTTCGACCGTCCGCACGGGGGCGTGGTGCAGGCCATGAATTTTGCCGTAGAGCACTGCCGGGGCGAGTATGTGGCCCGCATGGACAGCGACGATGTCTGCCTGCCCGAGCGCCTGGCCCTGCAAAAGGCCCATCTGGACCGTCACCCCCACCTGGGCCTGGTCGGCGGACTGGTCCGTTTCGGCGGTGATCCCGAGACAGGTCGGGGCTACAAAGCCTACGTGGATTGGACCAACACCCTGGTCACGGAAGAGGAAATTTCTGTGTCCCGCTTTGTGGAGTCGCCTTATGCCAATCCTAGCATAATGTTCCGCAAAGAGCTTGTCAGCCGGTGCGGCCCGTTTTATGACGGCCCGTTTCCGGAAGATTACGAATTTCTGCTGCGCCTGATGGCCGCCGGCGTGCGCATGGACAAGATTCCCCGGGAGGTGCTGATCTGGAACGATCCGCCTTCCCGGCTGACGCGCACGGACCCCCGCTATGATCCCGATGCATTCTACCGCACCAAGGCCGGATACCTGGCCCGGTGGCTTGCTTCCAGGGGCATAGGCCGGGTGTCGATCATCGGCGGCGGGCGCATCACCCGGCGTCGGGCCCTGATGCTTGAGGAACACGGCATTGTCATCGATTGCTGGCTGGAGGTCGATCCGGACAAGATCGGTCAACGGGCCGGCGGCCGTCCGGTCTGTTCGTGGCACGACGTGGGCGCTCCGCAGGGGGAATTTCTTGTGTCCTATGTGGGGAGCAGGGGAGCCGGGGCGCGCATCGCCTCGGAACTTGAAGAGCGAGGCTGGATTGCCGGGATACATTTTCTGCTGGCCGCCTGA
- the mutY gene encoding A/G-specific adenine glycosylase, with protein MAAALLDWFSRHKRDLPWRETYSPYHVWISEIMLQQTQMERGVDYFNRWIARFPDLTSLATAQQDEVLKLWEGLGYYSRARNLHKAAQIVMDQHGGTLPTSTEALLSLPGIGPYTARAIASIAFKQDVCVVDANVERVVSRLYDIEQPIKSRQAQEEVGKFALRLLPKGHARDFNQALMEFGSLVCSPRNPACTGCCLADFCLARKNGVQEDRPVIVKAPSPIYISMATGVLIHDGRILTQKRKADDIWGNLWEFPGGVVEAGETPGQAVIREYLEETGLIVNHPEPIASFKHSFTRYRVTLHAFRVTLLSSPEELILKAAQEHRWAGWSEIMKLAFPAGHRKLVRHLHNDSKFLAKVNP; from the coding sequence ATGGCCGCAGCCCTCTTGGACTGGTTTTCCCGTCACAAGCGCGACCTGCCCTGGCGTGAGACCTACAGCCCCTATCATGTCTGGATCTCGGAGATCATGCTCCAGCAGACGCAGATGGAACGCGGCGTGGACTATTTCAACCGCTGGATCGCCCGCTTCCCCGATCTGACCAGCCTGGCCACGGCCCAACAGGACGAGGTCCTGAAACTCTGGGAAGGTCTTGGCTACTATTCGCGCGCCCGCAATCTGCACAAGGCGGCGCAAATCGTCATGGACCAGCACGGCGGAACCCTGCCGACCTCCACGGAAGCGCTGCTGTCCCTGCCGGGCATCGGTCCGTACACGGCACGGGCCATCGCCAGCATCGCCTTCAAACAGGATGTCTGCGTCGTGGACGCCAACGTCGAACGGGTCGTTAGCCGCCTGTACGACATCGAGCAACCCATAAAATCCCGCCAGGCGCAGGAGGAAGTCGGCAAATTCGCGCTCCGGCTCCTGCCAAAAGGCCATGCGCGGGACTTCAACCAGGCGCTGATGGAATTCGGCAGCCTCGTCTGCTCCCCCCGCAATCCCGCCTGCACCGGGTGCTGTCTGGCAGATTTCTGCCTGGCCAGGAAAAACGGCGTGCAGGAGGATCGCCCCGTCATCGTCAAGGCGCCCTCGCCCATCTACATATCCATGGCCACGGGAGTCCTGATCCATGACGGCCGCATCCTGACCCAGAAACGTAAGGCCGACGACATCTGGGGAAATCTATGGGAGTTTCCAGGCGGGGTCGTGGAGGCCGGTGAGACGCCAGGTCAGGCAGTAATCCGCGAATACCTGGAAGAAACAGGGCTGATCGTAAACCATCCCGAGCCCATCGCCTCCTTCAAGCATTCCTTCACGCGCTACCGGGTCACCTTGCACGCCTTCCGCGTCACCCTGCTCTCAAGCCCGGAGGAACTGATTCTGAAGGCCGCCCAGGAGCATCGCTGGGCCGGGTGGTCCGAAATCATGAAGCTGGCCTTTCCGGCCGGTCATCGCAAACTCGTCCGCCACCTTCATAACGACTCGAAATTCCTGGCAAAGGTAAACCCATGA
- a CDS encoding esterase/lipase family protein, with translation MITFLLTILLTAILILALLTYTLFCYEETNQTGKPLRPYLALAAKTALRSMLSEIIILLLHPLGLWPRLWKKPAGGRDLVVLAHGLFHNQSAWILFRRWLQGHGFAPVCLSYASWGAEWNETVDALREDLKALLATHPDREVHLVGHSMGGLLLWSALAQLDDKDSRRIKSLVTMGTPFAGSKLSPFGLSSLGRYLGYEGETVRRVTGLPLPAHVRRLALHSPADNMVLPNSALRCQAPGWHELETTPVSHVAMLHSRGVFREVQRWLSAACADERPQAARERA, from the coding sequence ATGATCACATTTCTGCTGACCATCCTGCTCACGGCGATACTCATTCTCGCCCTCTTGACCTACACCCTGTTCTGCTACGAGGAGACCAACCAGACAGGCAAGCCGCTGCGGCCGTACCTGGCCCTGGCCGCAAAAACCGCTCTGCGCAGCATGCTGAGCGAGATCATAATCCTGCTTCTGCACCCTTTGGGCCTCTGGCCCCGCCTCTGGAAGAAGCCCGCCGGGGGGCGGGATCTGGTCGTGCTCGCGCATGGACTTTTCCACAACCAAAGCGCCTGGATCCTCTTTCGCCGCTGGCTGCAGGGCCACGGTTTCGCCCCGGTCTGTTTATCCTACGCAAGCTGGGGAGCCGAGTGGAACGAGACCGTCGACGCGCTGCGGGAGGATCTTAAAGCCCTCTTGGCCACGCATCCGGACCGGGAAGTGCATCTGGTCGGGCACAGCATGGGCGGCCTTTTGCTGTGGTCGGCCCTGGCCCAACTCGACGACAAGGACAGCAGACGCATCAAGAGCCTGGTCACCATGGGCACGCCCTTTGCCGGGAGCAAGCTCTCCCCCTTCGGCCTGTCCTCGCTGGGCAGGTATCTTGGATATGAGGGCGAGACCGTGCGCCGCGTGACAGGCTTGCCCCTGCCCGCCCATGTGCGCCGCCTGGCCCTGCATTCCCCCGCGGACAACATGGTGCTGCCGAACTCGGCCCTGCGCTGCCAGGCTCCCGGATGGCATGAATTGGAGACAACGCCCGTCAGCCATGTCGCCATGCTCCATTCTCGCGGCGTATTCCGGGAAGTCCAGCGCTGGCTCAGCGCTGCCTGCGCAGACGAAAGGCCACAAGCCGCTCGGGAACGCGCCTGA
- a CDS encoding ABC transporter permease, which translates to MIRSLPRSRAYDRAFVVFILLYFIFLFAPLLVTCVLAFNNSDFPSLPWRGFTLDWFFSAGPKRVGIFEDADNLRAIWVSFKTALWVSASCVVVGVCAAFLFEQENFKGKNFLYFLMLAPLVIPGVILGISILLGATTAGIYFEDHWNLDVELFRPSFWLVVVGQFSFITTFVTLVVSAKLRKFDHSLEEAALNLGATRFQVIWHITLRYLRSSIIGSGAVAFLMSFENFNTTLFLVGSQPTLPINLYLQVRDGSTPVINAISLLLIVGTSILALTNLYIDRKEGLK; encoded by the coding sequence ATGATCCGCTCCCTGCCCAGATCCCGGGCCTATGACCGCGCTTTCGTGGTTTTCATCCTGCTGTATTTCATTTTTCTTTTCGCGCCGCTCCTGGTGACCTGCGTGCTGGCCTTCAACAATTCCGATTTCCCGTCCCTGCCCTGGCGCGGTTTCACCCTGGACTGGTTCTTCTCCGCCGGGCCGAAACGGGTCGGCATCTTCGAGGACGCGGACAACCTGCGCGCCATCTGGGTCAGTTTCAAGACCGCGCTGTGGGTCTCGGCCTCGTGCGTGGTGGTGGGAGTCTGCGCCGCGTTCCTGTTCGAGCAGGAAAATTTCAAGGGCAAGAATTTTCTGTATTTTCTGATGCTCGCTCCGCTGGTCATTCCGGGCGTGATCCTGGGCATTTCCATCCTGCTTGGCGCGACCACGGCGGGCATCTATTTCGAGGACCACTGGAACCTGGACGTCGAACTGTTCCGGCCCAGCTTCTGGCTGGTGGTGGTGGGGCAGTTTTCCTTCATCACCACCTTTGTGACCCTGGTGGTTTCGGCCAAGCTGCGCAAATTCGACCATTCCCTGGAAGAGGCGGCGCTGAATCTCGGCGCGACCCGCTTTCAGGTCATCTGGCACATCACCCTGCGCTATCTGCGCTCATCGATCATCGGCTCCGGGGCCGTGGCCTTTTTGATGAGCTTCGAGAATTTCAACACCACCCTCTTTCTGGTCGGCTCACAGCCCACCCTGCCCATCAATCTGTACCTGCAGGTCCGCGACGGTTCCACCCCGGTCATAAACGCCATCTCGCTCCTGCTCATCGTCGGTACGTCCATTCTGGCCCTGACCAATCTGTACATCGATCGCAAGGAAGGCCTCAAGTAA
- a CDS encoding ABC transporter permease: MKRSGLFWIFLAPVLMWLFLLIVLPHLDLLILSFRVGKSWSLENYGNFFLEPIYWLTFVRTAAYSIITTFLTLVVSLPVAFYITKLSRPGVRGFLMVLLLLPFWVSELVRVYGWMILLRESGVINYFLLQLGLVERPIEMLYNDATMIMGLVYTSMLFMVVPLVSVMESLDDSLVEAAYDLGASKSCIWRTIIIPHCKPGITSGAIVVFMLVLGNYLTPNLMGGKNSLWFTEQIYNQFIASFNWNQGAAFGFLLLLLSSGIIWVGLKISGQRLGEVAS; encoded by the coding sequence ATGAAGCGCTCCGGTCTGTTCTGGATCTTCCTGGCTCCCGTTCTGATGTGGCTTTTTCTGCTCATCGTGCTGCCGCATCTGGACCTCCTGATCCTGAGCTTTCGGGTCGGCAAGAGCTGGAGTCTTGAAAATTACGGCAATTTCTTTCTGGAGCCCATTTACTGGCTGACCTTCGTGCGCACGGCGGCCTATTCCATCATCACCACGTTTTTGACCCTCGTCGTGTCCCTGCCCGTGGCCTTCTACATCACCAAGCTTTCCCGGCCGGGCGTGCGCGGTTTCCTGATGGTTTTGTTGCTGCTGCCGTTCTGGGTCAGCGAGCTGGTGCGGGTCTACGGCTGGATGATCCTGCTGCGCGAATCCGGGGTCATCAATTATTTTTTGCTGCAGCTTGGCCTGGTGGAGCGCCCCATCGAGATGCTCTACAATGACGCGACCATGATCATGGGTCTGGTCTACACGTCCATGCTCTTCATGGTCGTGCCCCTGGTCTCGGTCATGGAGAGCCTGGACGACAGCCTGGTCGAGGCCGCCTACGACCTGGGCGCAAGCAAGTCCTGCATCTGGCGCACGATCATCATCCCGCACTGCAAGCCGGGCATTACCTCCGGCGCCATCGTGGTCTTCATGCTGGTGCTCGGCAACTACCTGACCCCCAACCTCATGGGCGGCAAGAACTCCCTGTGGTTCACGGAGCAGATCTACAACCAGTTCATCGCCAGCTTCAACTGGAATCAGGGAGCGGCCTTCGGCTTTCTGCTGCTGCTGTTAAGCTCGGGCATCATCTGGGTCGGGCTGAAGATTTCCGGCCAGCGTTTGGGCGAGGTGGCGTCATGA
- a CDS encoding ABC transporter ATP-binding protein: protein MQFDLVITSLVKKFGTFVAVDDVSFSVPKGSFFSILGPSGCGKTTLLRMIAGFEESTSGSIEISGQDMRGVTPNNRPVNLVFQHLALFPMMDVAENIAFGLKRRNFPSAEIRRRTDEILERVDLPGFGAKRIQQLSGGQKQRVAIARCLVLEPKVLLLDEPLGALDLKLREQMKVELKKLQAKIGTTFVYITHDQSEALVMSDTVAVMNRGRFEQVGSPQELYGDPHTPFVAGFVGDNNRWAGNVEEMDDETVLIRTDENLIFRARKKADARKGPATLFLRPEAMVIEPAERDGLNTFGVTVKAILFDGANSRLLTATAAGHELLVALPQNRAFDHIRPGENITLGWHPQSGVAFAREETA from the coding sequence ATGCAATTCGATTTGGTCATTACCAGTCTGGTCAAGAAGTTCGGGACGTTTGTCGCCGTGGACGACGTCTCCTTTTCCGTGCCCAAAGGCTCTTTCTTCTCCATCCTCGGGCCTTCGGGCTGCGGCAAGACCACGCTGCTTCGCATGATCGCCGGATTCGAGGAGTCCACCAGCGGGAGCATCGAGATAAGCGGGCAGGACATGCGCGGGGTCACGCCCAACAACCGGCCTGTCAATCTGGTTTTCCAGCATCTGGCCCTTTTTCCGATGATGGACGTAGCCGAGAACATCGCCTTTGGCCTGAAACGCCGCAATTTTCCTTCCGCCGAGATTCGCCGCCGTACGGATGAGATCCTGGAACGGGTCGACCTGCCCGGGTTCGGGGCCAAGCGCATCCAGCAGCTCTCCGGCGGCCAGAAACAGCGCGTGGCCATTGCCCGCTGCCTGGTGCTCGAACCCAAGGTCTTGCTGCTGGACGAACCGCTCGGCGCGCTTGATCTGAAACTCCGGGAGCAAATGAAGGTCGAGCTCAAGAAGCTGCAGGCCAAGATCGGCACGACCTTTGTCTACATCACCCACGACCAGTCCGAAGCCCTGGTCATGTCCGACACCGTGGCGGTCATGAACAGGGGGCGCTTCGAGCAGGTCGGCTCCCCGCAGGAGCTCTACGGCGACCCGCATACCCCCTTCGTGGCGGGGTTCGTGGGCGACAACAACCGCTGGGCCGGGAACGTGGAGGAGATGGATGACGAGACGGTGCTGATACGCACCGATGAAAACCTGATTTTCCGCGCCCGCAAAAAGGCCGATGCGCGCAAGGGACCGGCCACCCTTTTTCTGCGTCCCGAGGCCATGGTCATCGAACCGGCCGAAAGGGATGGCCTCAACACCTTCGGCGTCACGGTCAAGGCCATCCTCTTCGACGGGGCCAACAGCCGACTGCTGACCGCCACCGCCGCCGGTCACGAACTGCTCGTGGCCCTGCCCCAGAACCGCGCCTTCGATCACATCCGCCCCGGCGAGAACATCACCCTGGGCTGGCACCCGCAGTCCGGCGTCGCCTTTGCGCGGGAGGAGACGGCATGA
- a CDS encoding extracellular solute-binding protein, with translation MKRIVLMVVFLMFGSSLAMADTLQLLTWKGYAPKELVDKFEAETGVKVEVTYSNNEEMIAKLRATRGAGFDLAQPSQDRISSVQEEFGIYQPIDYSKIEEGLFIPSMLEAVKKNTLVGGKSYAVPFCWGTSGLVVNTAQASGATSWKALIDPQYKGRISYRLKRPALIGLGFALGYDPFALYGDEKAYAEMLSKIEAELIKAKPLVKNYWANGDQLLESVRSGEVTVAEAWDNGGWKLHEDNKDIDFVAPSEGALGWIDTFTIPAKAKNVEAAYKWINFMLKPENSGYFTSAEKTPTASKGAGPFIDPAFQANFDRSFPQATIDNIKWYPPVPANLEAMEGKVLDKVKASN, from the coding sequence ATGAAACGGATTGTCTTGATGGTCGTTTTTCTGATGTTCGGTTCATCCCTGGCCATGGCCGACACTCTGCAGCTGCTGACCTGGAAAGGCTATGCGCCCAAAGAGCTGGTGGACAAGTTCGAGGCCGAGACGGGCGTAAAGGTCGAGGTAACCTATTCCAATAACGAGGAAATGATCGCCAAGCTGCGGGCTACGCGCGGGGCGGGTTTTGATCTGGCCCAGCCCAGCCAGGACCGCATCTCCTCGGTGCAGGAGGAGTTCGGCATCTATCAGCCCATCGACTACTCCAAAATTGAGGAAGGCCTGTTCATCCCCTCCATGCTTGAAGCCGTGAAGAAGAACACCCTGGTCGGCGGCAAGTCCTACGCGGTGCCGTTTTGTTGGGGCACATCCGGGTTGGTGGTCAACACCGCCCAGGCTTCGGGCGCGACCTCCTGGAAGGCGCTCATCGATCCGCAGTACAAGGGACGCATCAGCTACCGCCTGAAACGGCCTGCTCTCATCGGCCTGGGTTTTGCGCTGGGTTACGACCCCTTTGCCCTCTACGGTGACGAAAAGGCCTACGCCGAGATGCTTTCCAAGATCGAGGCCGAGCTGATCAAGGCCAAGCCTCTGGTCAAGAACTATTGGGCCAACGGCGACCAGCTGCTGGAATCCGTGCGCTCCGGCGAAGTGACCGTGGCCGAGGCCTGGGACAACGGCGGATGGAAACTGCATGAAGACAACAAGGATATCGACTTCGTGGCTCCGAGCGAGGGCGCTCTGGGCTGGATCGACACCTTCACCATACCGGCCAAGGCCAAGAATGTGGAAGCCGCCTACAAGTGGATCAACTTCATGCTGAAGCCGGAAAACAGCGGCTATTTCACTTCCGCCGAGAAGACCCCTACGGCCTCCAAGGGCGCAGGTCCGTTCATCGACCCTGCTTTCCAGGCCAATTTCGACCGTTCCTTCCCGCAGGCGACCATCGACAACATCAAATGGTACCCGCCGGTCCCGGCCAACCTTGAAGCCATGGAAGGCAAGGTGCTGGACAAGGTCAAAGCCTCCAACTAA